GATGGAAGTTTTCTATTACTAAACCAAGATTTTTTTGAATCAGCAACGGGCGTTGATTCAAATCTTAGTCAAATTCAATCAAATAAAAAGAGATTTCATGATCTTCCCAAAATGTCATTTACAACGACCAATGATCTTATCGATGGGCACTTAAACGCAAAATTTGATGTAGTAACTTGCATGGAAGTTATAGAGCATTGTGCCCTGCCTGAAAGAGAACTCGTACTTAAAAACTTAAACGCACTTCTAAAACCAGGCGGACATGTTGTGATTTCAGTTCCAATTGAAATCGGACCCACATTACTTTTTAAGCAATTGTTTCGCCGCATAGCTGGATGGCGCGGCATTGGAGATTATAAATACATTGAACCCTATTCTATGAGTGAACTTATCAAAATGGTGATGGCAACCCAAAATACTGAGATAAATCGCCCGGTACATGAGCACGTTAACCCACCTGCTCCACCACTAAAACTTCATTCCCATAAAGGGTTTAACTGGCGCGCTTTAAAGAAGCGTCTCAACCAAGATTTCATCATCGATCAGACGTATTTCTCGCCTATTCCGATTAACCAAGGTCTTGTTAACAGTCAGGTTTTTTTCGTTTGCCGAAAACCTGACTCGACTCAGTAAGACTTCTGACAATCTCTGTTTTTTTCAAAATGCCAAAATCTGTGTAAAATGTTGATATTAAAGAGGAAAAGCAACATTTCGGCAACAATTTGGATGCTCGCCTAAAGCCTTGTATTCTTTGCGAAAGTTGCCGTAAGTATACAGAAAGTAAAGTAAATTGTTGGTTGAACCGATAGTAGAGAGGTATGGTTCAACAACATTTTATTCATTTTTTCATAGCATTCACATTAACCACGTTGGTTTGCCCAATAGTCATCATGGCGGCTCACCGCTTTATGGCATTGTCTCATATTGACGCAAGGCGACGTTCTACATCAAGAACCCCGCTACTTGGTGGCATTGCAATTGTTATCGCAAGTGCA
This genomic stretch from Oligoflexia bacterium harbors:
- a CDS encoding methyltransferase; this translates as DGSFLLLNQDFFESATGVDSNLSQIQSNKKRFHDLPKMSFTTTNDLIDGHLNAKFDVVTCMEVIEHCALPERELVLKNLNALLKPGGHVVISVPIEIGPTLLFKQLFRRIAGWRGIGDYKYIEPYSMSELIKMVMATQNTEINRPVHEHVNPPAPPLKLHSHKGFNWRALKKRLNQDFIIDQTYFSPIPINQGLVNSQVFFVCRKPDSTQ